From Bacillus sp. Bos-x628, the proteins below share one genomic window:
- the pdxS gene encoding pyridoxal 5'-phosphate synthase lyase subunit PdxS, with amino-acid sequence MSNKGTERVKRGMAEMQKGGVIMDVVNAEQAKIAEEAGAVAVMALERVPADIRAAGGVARMADPRIVEEVQNAVTIPVMAKARIGHIVEARVLEALGVDYIDESEVLTPADEEFHLNKNEYTVPFVCGCRDLGEATRRIAEGASMLRTKGEPGTGNIVEAVRHIRKVNAQIRKVAAMSEDEIMTEAKNLGAPYELLLQIKKDGKLPVVNFAAGGVATPADAALMMQLGADGVFVGSGIFKSENPAKFAKAIVEATTHFTDYRLIAELSKELGTAMKGIDISNLLPEERMQERGW; translated from the coding sequence GTGAGCAATAAGGGAACTGAACGAGTAAAACGTGGAATGGCAGAAATGCAAAAGGGTGGCGTCATCATGGATGTCGTCAACGCTGAACAGGCAAAGATTGCAGAAGAAGCAGGTGCGGTTGCTGTAATGGCATTAGAGCGTGTACCAGCTGATATTCGTGCTGCAGGCGGTGTCGCCCGTATGGCAGACCCAAGAATCGTAGAAGAAGTACAAAATGCAGTAACGATTCCAGTCATGGCAAAAGCCCGTATTGGCCATATCGTGGAGGCTCGTGTTCTTGAAGCACTTGGTGTCGATTATATTGATGAGAGTGAAGTGCTAACGCCTGCAGATGAAGAATTCCATTTAAATAAAAACGAATATACTGTGCCTTTTGTATGTGGATGTCGTGACCTAGGCGAGGCCACCCGACGTATTGCTGAAGGTGCGTCTATGCTGCGTACGAAAGGAGAACCTGGGACAGGCAACATTGTAGAAGCTGTCCGTCATATAAGAAAGGTCAATGCTCAGATTCGAAAAGTAGCAGCGATGAGTGAAGATGAAATCATGACAGAAGCGAAAAATCTAGGAGCACCTTATGAATTATTGCTTCAAATTAAAAAGGACGGCAAGCTACCAGTCGTTAACTTTGCAGCTGGAGGTGTTGCAACACCAGCTGATGCTGCGTTAATGATGCAGCTTGGAGCGGATGGCGTATTTGTCGGATCTGGTATTTTTAAATCAGAAAATCCTGCTAAGTTTGCAAAAGCCATTGTAGAAGCAACGACTCATTTCACAGATTACCGTTTAATTGCAGAACTTTCTAAAGAGCTGGGTACAGCCATGAAAGGAATTGACATTTCAAATCTACTGCCAGAAGAACGTATGCAAGAGCGTGGCTGGTAA
- the pdxT gene encoding pyridoxal 5'-phosphate synthase glutaminase subunit PdxT, with protein sequence MLTIGVLGLQGAVREHLQSIEACGEEGKIIKRVEELESVDGLIIPGGESTTMRRLMDTYQFIEPIKAFAAQGKPIFGTCAGLIMLAKHIKDQEDAHLGLLNVSVARNSFGRQVDSFEADLEIKGLDTPFTGVFIRAPHIISADESVEILAEYDGRIVMAKEKNILGCSFHPELTDDYRITQLFVDMVKTYKTKLAV encoded by the coding sequence ATGTTAACAATTGGTGTACTTGGGCTTCAAGGAGCGGTGAGAGAGCATCTTCAATCGATTGAAGCCTGTGGCGAAGAAGGGAAGATCATCAAACGAGTAGAAGAACTAGAATCCGTTGACGGTCTCATTATTCCTGGTGGAGAAAGTACAACAATGAGAAGACTCATGGATACGTACCAATTTATTGAGCCGATCAAAGCATTTGCTGCTCAAGGGAAACCGATTTTTGGAACATGTGCGGGTCTCATTATGCTTGCAAAGCATATAAAAGATCAAGAAGATGCCCACCTTGGATTGTTGAATGTATCAGTTGCACGTAATTCATTTGGCAGACAGGTGGATAGCTTTGAAGCAGATTTAGAGATCAAAGGATTAGATACACCATTTACAGGCGTATTCATCCGAGCACCGCATATTATCAGTGCAGATGAAAGCGTGGAGATCTTGGCTGAATATGACGGCAGGATTGTTATGGCAAAGGAAAAGAATATTCTAGGCTGTTCTTTTCATCCGGAGCTGACAGACGATTATCGGATAACTCAGTTGTTCGTCGACATGGTGAAGACATACAAAACGAAATTAGCTGTATAA
- a CDS encoding methyl-accepting chemotaxis protein, with product MNRLDYYVEMAHLIRKVLDDSILFGITDTERVLCYYPSTTVDFGIKVGDKLNPEDQNVATTLRGQEYEGHLPESLYGYEIAVKGYPIFDEERKVIGTFLVALSHHREKKLSGYMEHINKVAKELQSGIEQIAAHSQELAATSLEISEQAGRAEEKSANIEEVVKTIGGIARQTNLLGLNAAIEAARAGENGKGFAVVADEVRKLSDGSKEAAETINTFLKEIQDSIGTLSENISQISSSTNEQAKQVTDFTKIIESLNDFKEEMNHFIEEIRQDSQ from the coding sequence TTGAATAGGCTTGACTATTATGTAGAAATGGCTCATTTGATAAGAAAAGTTCTAGATGACAGTATCCTTTTCGGCATCACAGATACAGAGAGGGTGCTTTGTTATTATCCGTCAACCACTGTAGATTTTGGTATTAAAGTAGGGGATAAATTGAATCCTGAAGACCAGAACGTTGCGACGACGTTAAGAGGACAAGAATACGAAGGTCATTTACCAGAGTCTTTATATGGCTATGAAATTGCTGTAAAGGGTTACCCGATTTTTGATGAAGAAAGAAAAGTGATTGGCACATTTTTAGTTGCTCTTTCACATCATCGTGAAAAGAAATTAAGCGGCTACATGGAGCATATTAATAAAGTAGCGAAAGAGCTGCAAAGTGGAATTGAGCAAATTGCTGCTCATTCACAAGAGCTGGCTGCAACAAGCTTAGAAATTAGTGAGCAGGCAGGAAGAGCGGAAGAGAAGTCTGCTAACATTGAAGAAGTAGTCAAAACAATTGGCGGTATTGCTAGACAAACAAACTTGCTGGGGCTAAATGCTGCAATTGAAGCGGCAAGAGCAGGCGAAAATGGAAAAGGATTTGCCGTCGTTGCAGATGAAGTGCGTAAATTATCAGATGGCTCAAAGGAAGCCGCCGAAACCATTAATACATTTTTAAAAGAAATTCAGGACAGCATTGGAACGTTGTCTGAAAATATTTCACAAATCAGTAGTTCCACAAACGAACAAGCCAAACAAGTAACAGACTTTACAAAGATCATCGAATCATTAAATGATTTTAAAGAAGAAATGAACCATTTTATTGAAGAAATCAGACAAGATTCACAATAG
- the serS gene encoding serine--tRNA ligase, which produces MLDIKQLRTDFDQIKEKLAHRGEDLTDFDKFGELDQKRRELIGKTEELKSRRNEVSQQVAVLKREKKDADHIIKEMREVGDEIKKLDDELRTVEESLQSILLSIPNIPHDSVPIGETEDDNIEVRKWGEQPAFSFEPKPHWDVADELNILDFERAGKVTGSRFVFYKGLGARLERALYNFMLDLHVDEFGFTEVIPPYMVNRASMTGTGQLPKFEEDAFKIREEDYFLIPTAEVPITNMHRDEILEGEQLPINYAAFSACFRSEAGSAGRDTRGLIRQHQFNKVELVKFVKPEDSYEELEKLTNQAEKVLQLLKLPYRVMSMCTGDLGFTAAKKYDIEVWIPSQNTYREISSCSNFEAFQARRANIRFRPEPKAKPEHVHTLNGSGLAVGRTVAAILENYQQEDGTVMIPEVLRPYMGNKEVIK; this is translated from the coding sequence ATGCTGGACATTAAACAACTGCGCACTGACTTTGATCAAATTAAAGAAAAATTAGCCCACAGAGGCGAAGATTTAACTGATTTTGATAAGTTTGGTGAACTAGATCAAAAAAGAAGAGAACTGATTGGGAAAACAGAAGAATTAAAGAGCAGAAGAAATGAAGTATCACAGCAAGTGGCAGTTCTCAAAAGAGAAAAGAAAGACGCTGATCACATTATTAAAGAAATGCGTGAGGTTGGAGACGAGATCAAGAAGCTCGATGATGAGTTAAGAACAGTGGAAGAAAGTCTACAAAGCATTCTTCTCTCTATTCCGAATATCCCTCATGACTCTGTACCCATTGGTGAAACAGAAGATGACAACATTGAAGTGAGAAAGTGGGGCGAACAGCCAGCGTTTTCATTTGAACCAAAACCGCATTGGGATGTAGCAGATGAGTTAAATATTTTAGATTTTGAACGTGCAGGAAAAGTAACAGGAAGCCGTTTCGTCTTTTATAAAGGGTTAGGAGCGCGCTTGGAGCGAGCACTTTATAACTTTATGTTGGATTTGCATGTTGATGAATTTGGTTTTACAGAAGTCATCCCGCCTTACATGGTCAACAGAGCAAGCATGACAGGGACTGGCCAACTTCCAAAGTTTGAGGAGGATGCATTTAAAATTAGAGAAGAAGATTATTTCCTCATTCCAACTGCCGAAGTGCCAATCACAAATATGCACCGCGACGAAATTCTTGAAGGTGAACAGCTTCCAATCAATTATGCGGCATTCAGTGCTTGTTTTAGATCAGAAGCTGGGTCAGCCGGTAGAGATACACGCGGACTCATTCGTCAGCACCAATTCAACAAGGTAGAGCTTGTGAAATTTGTAAAACCAGAAGATTCTTATGAAGAATTAGAGAAACTAACGAATCAAGCAGAAAAGGTGCTTCAATTATTGAAATTGCCATATCGAGTCATGAGCATGTGTACAGGTGACTTAGGCTTTACGGCTGCGAAGAAATACGATATAGAAGTATGGATTCCAAGTCAGAACACATATCGTGAGATCTCTTCTTGCAGTAACTTCGAAGCATTCCAAGCAAGACGGGCTAACATTCGCTTCCGCCCTGAGCCTAAGGCAAAACCAGAACATGTACACACATTAAATGGCTCTGGTTTAGCGGTAGGAAGAACAGTAGCAGCCATTTTAGAGAATTATCAACAAGAGGACGGTACTGTGATGATTCCTGAAGTACTGCGTCCTTATATGGGAAATAAAGAAGTAATCAAATAA